Proteins found in one Zea mays cultivar B73 chromosome 1, Zm-B73-REFERENCE-NAM-5.0, whole genome shotgun sequence genomic segment:
- the LOC103636404 gene encoding cytochrome P450 78A5 — translation MDATLSTTTTQDSLLFLLPSAATLLSPLLTVLLVAVSLLWLFPGGPAWAFVSRSRATPPGAPGLVTALAGPAAHRALASLSRSLPGGAALSAFSVGLTRLVVASQPDTARELLASAAFADRPVKDAARGLLFHRAMGFAPSGDYWRALRRISSAYLFSPRSVAAAGPRRAAIGERMLRDLLSGAAGREVVMRRVLHAASLDHVMATVFGARYDAASPEGAELEEMVKEGYDLLGMFNWGDHLPLLRWLDLQGVRRRCRSLVGRVNVFVARIIEEHRHKKDDAIGEPAAAGDFVDVLLGLDGEEKLSDSDMIAVLWEMIFRGTDTVAILLEWVMARMVLHPGIQSKAQAELDAVVGRGRAVCDADVARLPYLQRVVKETLRVHPPGPLLSWARLAVRDAVVGGHVVPAGTTAMVNMWAIAHDPAVWPEPSAFRPERFEEEDVSVLGGDLRLAPFGAGRRVCPGKTLALATVHLWLAQLLHRFRWAPADGRGVDLAERLGMSLEMEKPLVCKPTPRW, via the exons atggacgccacCCTCAGCACCACGACCACCCAGGACTCCCTACTCTTCCTCCTCCCTTCAGCCGCCACCTTGCTCTCCCCGCTCCTGACCGTGCTCCTCGTAGCCGTCTCGCTGCTCTGGCTCTTCCCGGGCGGGCCCGCGTGGGCGTTCGTTTCCAGGTCCCGCGCGACGCCGCCGGGCGCGCCGGGCCTGGTCACCGCGCTCGCGGGCCCCGCGGCGCACCGCGCCCTCGCGTCGCTGTCCCGGTCCCTGCCCGGCGGCGCCGCGCTGTCGGCCTTCTCCGTCGGCCTCACGCGCCTCGTCGTAGCGAGCCAGCCGGACACTGCGCGGGAGCTCCTGGCCAGCGCCGCCTTCGCCGACCGCCCCGTGAAGGACGCGGCGCGGGGGCTCCTCTTCCACCGCGCCATGGGCTTTGCCCCGTCGGGCGACTACTGGCGCGCGCTGCGGCGCATCAGCTCCGCGTACCTCTTCAGCCCGCGCAGCGTGGCCGCGGCGGGCCCGCGCCGCGCCGCCATCGGCGAGCGCATGCTGCGGGACCTCCTCTCGGGCGCGGCCGGACGAGAGGTCGTCATGCGGCGCGTGCTCCACGCGGCATCCCTGGACCACGTCATGGCCACCGTGTTCGGCGCGCGCTACGACGCCGCCAGCCCGGAGGGCGCGGAGCTGGAGGAGATGGTGAAGGAAGGGTACGACCTGCTCGGCATGTTCAACTGGGGTGACCACCTGCCGCTGCTCAGGTGGCTGGACCTGCAGGGCGTCAGGAGGCGGTGCAGGAGCCTGGTGGGCAGAGTCAACGTGTTCGTGGCCAGGATCATCGAAGAGCACAGGCACAAGAAGGACGACGCCATTGGAGAGCCGGCCGCCGCCGGAGACTTCGTCGACGTCTTGCTGGGACTGGATGGCGAGGAGAAGCTGTCGGACTCCGACATGATCGCTGTCCTCTGG GAGATGATCTTTCGAGGGACCGACACGGTGGCGATCCTGCTGGAGTGGGTGATGGCGCGGATGGTGCTGCACCCGGGCATCCAGTCCAAGGCGCAGGCGGAGCTGGACGCCGTGGTGGGCCGCGGCCGCGCCGTTTGCGACGCCGACGTGGCCCGCCTGCCCTACCTGCAGCGCGTCGTGAAGGAGACGCTCCGCGTGCACCCGCCGGGTCCGCTGCTCTCGTGGGCGCGCCTGGCCGTGCGCGACGCGGTGGTCGGCGGCCACGTGGTCCCCGCGGGCACCACGGCCATGGTCAACATGTGGGCCATCGCGCACGACCCCGCGGTGTGGCCGGAGCCCTCCGCGTTCCGGCCCGAGCGGTTCGAGGAGGAGGACGTGAGCGTGCTGGGCGGCGACCTCCGCCTCGCGCCCTTCGGCGCCGGCCGGCGCGTGTGCCCCGGCAAGACGCTGGCGCTCGCCACCGTCCACCTCTGGCTCGCGCAGCTGCTGCACCGCTTCCGGTGGGCGCCGGCCGACGGCCGCGGCGTCGACCTGGCGGAGCGCCTCGGCATGTCCCTGGAGATGGAGAAGCCCCTCGTGTGCAAGCCCACGCCGAGGTGGTGA